The following proteins come from a genomic window of Gossypium raimondii isolate GPD5lz chromosome 5, ASM2569854v1, whole genome shotgun sequence:
- the LOC105768666 gene encoding ETHYLENE INSENSITIVE 3-like 3 protein: MAEFEEIGADISSDLEVDDIRCENIAEKDVSDEEIEADELERRIWKDRIKLRRIKEREKIAALQAVEKQKSKQASDQARRKKMSRAQDGILKYMLKLMEVCKARGFVYGIIPEKGKPVSGASDNIRSWWKEKVKFDKNGPAAIAKYDAECLAISESDNIKNGNSQCSLQDLQDATLGSLLSSLMQHCKPPQRKYPLEKGVPPPWWPTGNEEWWVKLGLQQGQSPPYKKPHDLKKMWKVGVLTAVIKHMSPDIAKIRRHVHQSKCLQDKMTAKESAVWLGVLGREEALIQQPSCDKGISSITEKPQGGRDGKKRPAVSIDSDYDVDGVDDGRGSVSSKEDRRDQPIDVEPIAYINNDDSHPVQENEPVEKQPRRKRPRKRTNHGDRQNVPSHVDKQLVPSPDEHVNAELRSPVPDINQTDASFPEYNMPATQQENDASTMLMHGEKHLIVQSELPAIPCANEIFTQSMHVGGRPMLYPSVQQTELHHRAAYEFYNPSVEFRHCRDGQQIQMGMNVPQIGPENGIDVSVPAGNDHVITGGELHHYMKDPFHDEQDRAVHNPFGSPTSDPSFYGGFNSPFELPFDGTSSLEELLDDDLIQYFGA, translated from the exons ATGGCCGAATTTGAAGAAATTGGAGCTGATATTAG TTCCGATCTTGAAGTTGATGACATAAGGTGTGAGAATATAGCAGAGAAAGATGTCAGTGACGAAGAGATTGAAGCAGACGAATTGGAGAGACGAATATGGAAAGATCGTATCAAGCTCAGAAGGATTAAAGAAAGAGAGAAGATTGCAGCCCTGCAGGCTGTGGAAAAGCAAAAATCCAAGCAGGCATCTGATCAGGCTCGGAGGAAGAAAATGTCACGAGCTCAAGATGGGATTCTGAAGTATATGTTGAAGCTAATGGAAGTCTGCAAAGCACGTGGATTTGTCTATGGCATCATTCCAGAGAAGGGAAAGCCTGTAAGTGGTGCATCAGATAATATAAGATCTTGGTGGAAAGAAAAGGTGAAATTTGATAAGAATGGGCCAGCAGCAATAGCCAAGTATGACGCAGAGTGTTTAGCTATCAGTGAGTCCGATAAcataaaaaatggaaattcacAGTGCAGTCTACAAGACCTGCAAGATGCTACTCTTGGATCCCTCTTGTCTTCTTTGATGCAGCATTGCAAACCCCCTCAGAGAAAGTATCCACTAGAAAAGGGAGTTCCTCCCCCATGGTGGCCCACTGGGAATGAAGAGTGGTGGGTAAAACTAGGGCTGCAACAGGGTCAAAGTCCTCCTTATAAAAAGCCACATGATCTTAAGAAGATGTGGAAAGTTGGAGTTCTAACAGCAGTGATAAAGCACATGTCACCTGATATTGCAAAGATTCGGAGGCATGTACATCAGTCAAAATGTTTACAAGATAAGATGACGGCAAAGGAGAGTGCAGTTTGGTTGGGGGTTTTGGGACGAGAGGAAGCTCTGATTCAGCAACCTAGCTGTGATAAAGGAATATCCAGCATAACTGAAAAGCCACAAGGTGGTCGTGATGGTAAGAAGCGACCTGCTGTCAGTATTGACAGTGATTATGATGTTGATGGTGTTGATGATGGACGAGGTTCAGTTTCTTCCAAAGAGGACAGGAGAGATCAACCGATAGATGTGGAACCCATAGCTTATATCAACAATGATGATTCCCATCCAGTCCAAGAGAATGAGCCTGTCGAAAAACAACCTAGGAGGAAGAGACCTCGTAAAAGAACAAACCATGGTGATCGACAAAATGTACCAAGCCATGTGGATAAGCAACTTGTTCCATCTCCTGATGAACATGTTAATGCCGAGTTAAGAAGCCCTGTGCCTGATATCAACCAAACTGATGCATCTTTTCCTGAATATAATATGCCTGCCACTCAGCAGGAAAATGATGCAAGCACAATGTTGATGCATGGAGAGAAACATTTAATTGTTCAGTCTGAACTACCTGCCATTCCTTGTGCTAATGAAATTTTCACCCAGAGCATGCATGTAGGTGGAAGGCCCATGCTCTATCCATCAGTGCAACAGACTGAGCTGCACCACCGTGCTgcatatgaattttataatcCATCGGTTGAATTTAGGCATTGTCGTGATGGTCAGCAAATTCAGATGGGGATGAATGTACCGCAGATTGGGCCAGAAAATGGGATTGATGTATCGGTGCCTGCTGGAAATGATCATGTAATTACTGGGGGAGAATTGCACCATTACATGAAAGACCCATTTCATGATGAGCAAGATAGAGCTGTTCATAATCCCTTTGGTTCACCCACAAGTGATCCCTCATTTTATGGTGGCTTTAACAGCCCATTTGAACTTCCATTTGATGGTACAAGTTCACTAGAGGAACTGCTTGATGACGACTTAATACAGTACTTTGGAGCttag
- the LOC105768667 gene encoding UDP-glycosyltransferase 71K1 has translation MKKVELIFVPTPGAGHLAPTVEFVKRLIHHDDRILVTILSIEWHSSGFADAYTESLATLQPDRIQVIQVSRVDPPPLHLWTLAPEAFIYALIQSYIPHVRNAVTNILSMKSTSDSTRVAGLVLDLFCSPMVDVATELGLSSYIYLTSNASFFGLVLYLQALHRQISSEFEYPNPDNPNKDLGHLIPGFANPVPSCVLPSFMFNKHGSYTAFVKIAERFKDAKGIVINTFEELETYALSCFVNGQNPPIYPVGPVIHLDSLPHPELDQLQRDRIMKWLDNQPESSVVFLCFGSHGCHGPPQVKEIALGLEQSGQRFLWSLHMPETPLNDAAGAVHYKNPEEMLPEGFLERIQERGMICRWAPQVDVLGHKAVGGFVSHCGWNSILESLWHGVPIVTWPIYAEQQLNAYMMKEVGLAVELRLDYRGGTSDIVKAEEIEEGVRQVMDAGSKVRKKVKEMAEMARKAVMNGGSSFNSIGRFIEDMLANT, from the coding sequence atgaagaaagtaGAGCTGATATTCGTTCCAACACCAGGAGCCGGCCACTTGGCCCCAACTGTTGAATTCGTAAAGCGTCTCATCCATCACGATGATCGAATTTTGGTTACTATTCTTTCCATTGAGTGGCATTCTTCGGGTTTCGCCGATGCCTACACCGAATCGCTTGCTACTTTGCAACCTGATCGAATCCAGGTAATTCAGGTTTCTCGGGTAGATCCTCCCCCGTTACATCTTTGGACCTTGGCACCCGAAGCTTTTATCTATGCATTAATTCAGAGCTACATCCCTCATGTTAGAAATGCTGTCACAAATATTTTGTCTATGAAATCCACTTCGGATTCAACCCGAGTTGCAGGCTTAGTTCTTGATCTGTTTTGTTCGCCCATGGTTGATGTCGCAACTGAACTTGGTCTTTCTTCTTATATATACTTAACCTCAAATGCATCCTTCTTCGGTCTCGTGCTGTACCTACAAGCGCTACATAGACAGATCAGCTCGGAATTTGAGTACCCGAACCCCGATAATCCAAACAAGGATCTTGGACATTTGATCCCAGGATTTGCAAATCCTGTCCCTTCATGTGTTCTGCCTTCATTCATGTTCAACAAGCATGGAAGTTATACCGCATTTGTTAAGATTGCTGAAAGGTTCAAGGACGCCAAAGGTATAGTGATAAATACATTTGAAGAGCTTGAGACTTATGCTCTTAGTTGTTTTGTCAATGGCCAAAACCCTCCAATTTATCCAGTTGGACCAGTGATTCACCTCGATAGTTTGCCTCACCCTGAATTGGACCAGCTCCAACGCGACAGGATCatgaaatggcttgataatCAGCCTGAATCATCAGTGGTTTTTCTTTGCTTCGGAAGCCATGGATGCCATGGACCACCCCAAGTGAAAGAAATAGCACTTGGGTTAGAGCAGAGTGGGCAGAGGTTCTTATGGTCCTTGCATATGCCAGAAACACCACTAAATGACGCTGCAGGAGCAGTTCATTACAAGAACCCTGAGGAAATGTTACCAGAAGGGTTCCTAGAAAGGATCCAGGAGAGGGGGATGATATGCAGGTGGGCGCCACAAGTGGACGTTCTCGGCCACAAAGCAGTAGGAGGGTTTGTATCTCATTGCGGTTGGAACTCGATCCTGGAAAGCTTGTGGCATGGCGTGCCGATTGTAACATGGCCTATATATGCGGAGCAACAGCTAAATGCATATATGATGAAGGAGGTGGGATTAGCAGTAGAGTTGAGGTTGGATTATAGGGGAGGGACAAGTGATATTGTGAAGGCAGAGGAGATAGAGGAAGGAGTACGACAGGTTATGGATGCAGGCAGTAAGGTTAGGAAGAAAGTGAAGGAAATGGCAGAGATGGCTAGGAAGGCCGTTATGAATGGTGGatcttcatttaattcaattggaCGATTCATAGAGGATATGCTAGCCAACACCTGA